The sequence AGTATGAAATATTTTCAGGTTATATCCTCTGATGATTTGAACTCTACCAGTAGGAGTTGAAGATATGTATTATGATGTGATCTCGGGAATACCTGACATTGTGGGAAATGCTGGATGCCTAGCACTGTGGTGCTAAAAGTCTCCCAAATAAGTACAGACTTATCATATATGGACTAACCAATATGTTATGGATAGCTATTAAATGTTATTGATcatgagagaattattttgtttaaatgcattatgaaaagttgaaaattctcatgaaaagaagaagtttatgatgaaaagaaaagctattttttaaagataaaagtttctaaagttctgtTGTGCTTTAAAGATAAAGTATCtaatgaaaatgttttaatCTTCTGTAAGGATAAAGCTTCTGATGAAAATACAAGTTTATGTTAAAAAGTTAccaattatctgatttaagttaaaatgattattttgtaatgagaatacatatatattgattttaaacaattaatattatatttggtgactttgtaagaaatgaaagaaattaaatctgaaaggttttggtaatattattctGATAAGAAAAGGGAGAACAATTAATTTCCTATGAAGagtgataatttattattataaatagtataaaatactatgcatgaaaagatgttctctTATCTGAATATCCATataatgaaatgatttgatttacatgcatccttattaaATTCTTATGTATCTTACCCTTACcgagctgtgtagctcaccccttccactctttcagttagcaggttttattttggagcaaaGGGAGCCTTAGTCAAGTTTTGGAAGGAGTTGGTTTTAGCTTTGAAAGTATAGATCCCAAATTAGCAATTTGATGTTTAGCTTTGTAGTATTGTGTATTTCAGGATCTAATGAAGATTGtgtaccttaaagtattaagagatgtattatgtgaaatttagaatttgttttaaCTAGTGGATTATGTTATTCTTTGAGTACAGTGTAGATACTCTAAATATTAAGTGAAAAGTTATATCatttaagtaaagaaacaagaatgaaaagaaagagggaagattttgtaaaagttttgtaaaagttaagttggttcttattaatatcaggtttaagcttgatattagcatgccggtcatTGTCACAAATCCGGGTATCGAGTTTGGGGCGTGATAGGTTCACTTGGTATTGTTTGAGCAAATGgatggtttgggttttttgtttgaaagattATTTCAGTGggttttcttatttctttgatGTGGGCTTACAAATGAAATTTCTGGTGAAGAGAGCTTCAATGTATGAGttgaatttttgggttttggctagCTCCGGTTTGCAAAGAAAGTAACATGAGTGTTCTTGGTTATGATTTCAAagcattattttctttctttaaaaataaaaagaattgagaaattaatttttcgttgtttttaatttagatgttgacgtggcattttaattataattttagaagCCATGTTATCATCAACTTTGCCACTTGTGTAAGCCGTTTGCCACATAGACAATTCCGTTTGTGAGTTAACGATAGGGACCAACTTAACTacatgatgaaaataaaagggACTAAATTGACCGCTACCAAAATGTTAAGACCATATTAATTGCAATTCTAAAATATAAGGACTAACATGGTGTTTTCGTCTAAGTTTTAATTGCGTTAACAACTTCAACTTTGGTGCCTCGTTCTTCCATTAAGTCCTGGGAATTTTCGGTGCTATGGGATGTGGTGTTGTGTGCTAATGGGATGGATGTGGTTATTGGAATTCTTATTTTGGAATCACAATGAAGAAttgttgcaacttgcaactGTAGCGCAGATGGGAGGTTGGTTTTTAAATAAGCAGCATAGCATGATTTGTGCCCTGATACAAGCTCTTGAGGTTTGCTAAGGAAATGAGTTTTAGCTCAATTGCACTTTATATGACATCTTCAGATCTTCATTACATTAAAAGCatgtttggtagattgtaatagacactgtaatgtaatagatattcctATAACATAACTATTCGattgtttggttatgtttttattacaatgaataattattccttatgaatagctattcttcaaaatgaggaataactattccttattAAAAGTATTGAATATCTATTCCTTCACCTCATgcaataactttttaaattttttttctaaaaagccattagttgccacaacttcaaaaggaaagaaaataaattttccttgttgttaattattagctctattttgaacactttaaaataagtgtattttaggaaatttgacttaaaaatgatttaattacaccttctttttatactctactCAATTGTGAATGTATATTTAGGATTCTATTCCTAAATggtcaccaaactaatgaatagtaatatttattacattccaacttaatatattccttataatacttattattatgtaataatcattacagtgtaccaaacgtgccctaacAGTATTTAATAAAGAGAAGATGACATGCCAATTTTTAACCACAGGAAATATATTGGAGGAGTGcctattaattataatttctaattttttttacaaaaattatagccaaacaaagaaatttataaatgtTTCTTTCCGAGATTGCTTGATATAATATGTAACATTTTACTTCATGAATTTGACATCATATAATTTATGTCATAGGATCAAATTACACACAATGTAACTCTTTGATACTTTTATACCATTGAATAACCATTAGCTGGattattattcaaaaaattcCATAATTGGATTAAACATTCCGGCTCTTCTTAACGTGCCACTAAGTTTCGTATTGAAGAAATGATTTTGTATTATTCGATCCTTGAACTAGTTGATAAGGGTAAAATTGTGAATGTGAATATTCATGAATATAGTATCATGAAGCGACGTTCAAAATAGACCCGTCGGCCTCACTTGTCATAAATGGAAAGGTGACACTACTAAGCTgaagggagtaggcgaagctgacgatcCTAACGAGCctgacgacctcgacgagggagttggcgaagctgacgaccccgacgagggggtaggcgaagctgacgaccctgacgaggctgacgacctcgacgagggagtaggcgaagctgacgaccccgacgagggggtaggcgaagctgacgaccttgacgaagctgacgacctcgacgagggagttggcgaagctgacgaccccgacgaAGGGATAGGCGAAGCTGACAACCCTGACAaggctgacgacctcgacgagggagtaggcgaagctgacgaccccgacgagggggtaggcgaagctgacgaccctgacgaagctgacgaccctaacaAGGGAGTAGACGAAGACTGACGACCctaacgaggctgacgacccCGATGAGGGAGTAGGCAAAGCTGACGACCTtaacgaggctgacgacccTGGCAAGGGAGCAGGCGAAGCTTACAACCCTAACGAGGCTGATGACCTCAacgagggagtaggcgaagctaacggcagtaagctgaaggcagtaagctgaagaaAGTAAGCTGAAGATAGTAAGCtaaaggcagtaagctgaagaccgtaagctgaagagagtaagttgaaggcagtaagctgaaggcagtaagctgaagagagtaggctgaagagagtaagctgaagATAGTAaactgaaggcagtaagctgaagaccataagctgaagagagtaagctgaaggcagtaagctgaaggcagtgaGCTGAAGGGAATAAGCTGAAGGGGATGCACAAAGCTGACGGTCCCGACATAACCTTGACTTGGCTTCCACGCATGGGTATATAAggaaataccttgcacatcaCGCTCAGTGTTaaactcctacaaggaaaggattccaCAAAATACGCTCataaagactcctataaggaaaagacttctacagcAAGAAAAAGAGGCCAatcctctactactataaaagccccaatatcCTCACTAGCTAAGGTACGCAGaatttaccctctctaacactttagagttgtgagaagttctaacttgaccttcggagggtattcggccggcaccacaccggtgctctctgcgaggtcttctctttttgtgttgtgcaggcATTGTTTCGAGCACGTGAGTGTCGTGTagctcactgacgattttttgacatcatcagttggcgctgtctgtgggaacGAAGCATACTTTAGCCTATTGCTTCCcggacaaagagttgcatgatACTTACTCACTCGATGGCAACTACCAACAACGTTCAGGGAGACGAGCTGCGACCCACTACCTTGGAGAGGCAGGTCCAAACCCTCATGACAACAGTGGAATGTCTCACCAAATAGAATCAGGACCTTGAAGAACAGCTACGGCAAAAGAACGCCGCTATGGGTACCCAAGGGGAAAATCAAGAAGGTACCAGTGCCAAGCGAAGAGACCAAGAGGGGCCGGAAGGTAGTAATGCCCCAAGCAGACTTAAGCGACAAGATATGAGCTGTCCATCCGTCACTGATATGGCTCAACCCCACATtgtcgcggagatgcaggcgatgaaggaacagatggatgTCATGATGAACGCCCTCAAAGGACGGGTGTCCAGTGACCTTGATGATCTGGTCCAACAAACTGACTCGCCGTTCACCGCgtccgtcaactccttcccccttcCACCAAAGTTCCGTATGCCGCAAGTGGAAAACTACGACGGAAACAAAGACCCTCTAGATCATTTGGAGTCCTtcaagaccttgatgcaccttcagggggTACTCGACGAAATCATATGCAGAGCTTTCCCCACCACGCTGAAGGGTCCCGCAAGGATATGGTTTAGCAGGCTGACGCCTAACTCCATCAGTactttcaaggagctaagcgccCAGTTTGCTTcgcacttcatcggaggacacAAGTATAAGAAGTCTACAGCATGCTTGATAAGCATCAAGCAGCGGGAAGATGAGACGCTAAGGTCTTACATAACACGCTTTAACAAAGAGGCGCTTTCAATTGATGAAGCTAACGACAACATACTTGTAGCCGCTTTCACAAATGGGCTGCGGAAGGGTAAGTTCCTATTTTCACTATATAAGAATGACCCGAAGACTATGTCGGACGTGCTTTATAGGGcaaccaagtacatgaatgctgagGACGCGCTTCTGGCtcgagagaagagagaaaggcaAGAGGATACGCGATAGGACAGAGGGCAGAAGATGGCAAGAACTGGAGACGCTGAACGGACAGAAGCTACAGAAGTACTACCAGTAAAAAGGATGGCATGAAGAGCAGCACCCCTTTATTTCTAGTTTACCTTAGTGAATTCTAGCTATACTCCTCAGTTTTTctatttactttagtttttgctacaataactctttttaaagcccaaagggcaggtcttcgttttctttttaagaactaCTTTTTCTATGAATGCAtggtttattttaataagaggagtttattcaCGCATGTCCAAAGTCGCCTACGGGTGGACGGTCACTACGCTAAGTTATCTACGGGTAGACGCATGGCCAAAGTCGCCTACGGGTGGATGGTCACTACGCTAAGTTACCTACGGATAGACGCATGGCTAACGCCTACGGGTGGACGGTCACTACGCTAAGTTACCTACGGGTAGACGCATGGCCAAAGTCGCCTACGGGTGGACGATAACTACGCTAAGTTACCTACGAATAGACGCATGGCCAACGCCTATGGGTGGACGGTCACTACGCTAAGTTACCTACGGGTAGACGCATGGCCAAAGTCGCCTACGGGTGGATGGTCACTACGCTAAGTCACCTACGGGTAGACACGTGACCGAAGTTGACTATGGGTGGATGATCACTATACTAAGTCGCCTACAAGTAGACGACCAAAAAGGTAACGAGGCTCCAAAATTTAGTCACCTCAATTAGTCCACGACCCCAAGTGGACAACTCACAAGGTGACGAGGTACcaacacttagtcacctcaacaagtccacaaagtggaggAATCCAAGTCTACAAAATAGACGACCCTAATATGCAGTCCATTAAGTGGACAACCTCATCTCAAGAGGATGaaatattatcaagtccataaaatggacaagcttattaagtccacaagctGGACGACCCTACTAAATCCACAAAGCAGACGACATTGCTAAGTCCAAAGTGGACGACCCAATtctaagaatgaaaaattattaagtccacaagtggatgaGTTTATCATTAAGCCTACAGATTGGACGAGTCACTTACTAATACCCACGAAATGGACGATTGCGCCAAGTCCCCAAAGCGGACGAGCCCATAAAGTTGACGAGTTCGTCCACTAAAGGATATGACTAAGACGATGGTTTTAACATAAAAGACAACGAGATGAACAAGTCTACTAAAGAGACAAGTTGGAATTATCCAAATGAAAAGGACTTAAACTCCATGAACCTGTCAGTTTAAGCTGACGAGATCATGGAGTGGGGGGCAGCTGATAAGGGTAAAATTGTGAATGTGAATATTCATGAATATAGTATCATGAAGCGACGTTCAAAATAGACCCGTCGGCCTCACGTGTCATAAATGGAAAGCTGACACTACTAAGCTgaagggagtaggcgaagctgacgatcctaacgaggctgacgacctcgacgagggaTTGGCTTAATTGGTAAGGTTTGGACACTTCGTCTAATCCACCTAAATTCGAGTTCTGCTCCTAACAGGAGTCCGTTGGTGGGCATACACGGGTTGGTCCATGGGCTTTTAACTTTAGCGCTTGTTAGGAAGGCTTGCGTAACCTAACTAACCCCTATAtttgttaaccaaaaaaaaaaaattagaaccaTGGTGACtcacacaagaaaaaaaaacatacagaCTACATTATGATATCACAGGAGAGCATAAGAGCTTTCTTTAACTAAAACATTAACTACTTCATTAATCAGtcaaacaaattatatattggtCATGGTGATTTTGGGTCCTAGGTAGCTACTTGGGTGCAGGGCTCAATTAACTTCCATGGAACTGAGAAAGGATGTAGGACTAGGAGGAGCTGGTATCTCCACTGTCCCTTCCAACATCAGCACCACCTTCTTTATTGGAGGGCGAAGTGATGGCTCATCCTGGATGCACCAAAGTCCCACCCTAACCATTCTCTCCAACTTGTTCCTCTCCACCTCTTCATCCTTCACCAGCTTATCCAATTCACCAGCCTGAAAACAATCATAGACCCAATTTGCAAGAACCACTTCATCCTCTGGAAGATCCATATCCACATGCCTTCGACCACATATGATCTCAAACAACATGATCCCAAAGCTGTAGACATCAGCTTTCGCTGTTATGGGCAAATTTCCATGCCACTCAGGTGCAACATACCCCCTTGTTCCTCTAATCCCAGTGTATGTCCTTGTTTGGTTAGGCATCAGCAGCttggccaaaccaaaatcagCAATTTTGGCACACTTGTGTTCATCCATTAGTATATTTTCAGGTTTGATGTCGCAGTGGATGATCTGGGTCTCACACTCTTCATGTAAATAGAGGATGCCTCGAGCAACATTCAAAGCTATTCTAGTTTTTTCATCCCAACTAGGCTTTCTTTCAGATTCAAAGAGGAATTTTGCTAGTGAGCCATTGCTCATGTACTCATAGACCAAAAGCCGATTGTTTCCATCATGACAGTAACCATACAACTTAACAAGATTTTTGTGACAGGTTCTCCCAATTGCTTTCATCTCATTTCGAAATTCTCTTTCACCTTCAGCCACCACATTTTCTAGTCTCTTGACAGCCACCACTCTCCTGCCATTGGGCATGACCCCTTTAAAAACTGTCCCGAAACCTCCTCTACCCAATTCATTCAAGAAACCATTAGTAGCCTTATCAAGCTCCGCATATGTATATGATCGTAGAGTAACATCTTCAATCAACCCATCATTctcaatatttttgtttttccaggCACGATATCTGTAAATGAGAATACTGGTAATTGCAAGAACAACAagggcaaaaaccaaaattgtAACACTGCCAAATAAGATAATTGGCAgatgtttctttctttcctttttgattACTCCTACCTTGATTATAGTTGTCCCACCTTGATCACCATCTTGTATTCTCCCATATCTTAGAGGAAGCATTTGTTTTCTGCATAGCTGGTCTTTAAATAATACAACGTCACAGTTGCAGTCCATCAAGCAGTCTTCTCTACAGTCAGCTTTGCTTGATGTGATATTTGAATACGCGTTGTCTTCCCATGCAATACGTTCCAATTCCCGAAGAGAAAATGTGTCTCTATTTTTGCTGATGCAACCATCTGTGCTAAAAGTTCTCTTGCAGCCCAAAATCTTCTGCTCCTGGTCAATGAAACCAAAACCAGGAGGACACGTACAAACTGGTTCCTGATCCAGGAGAGTACAATATGAATTTGGGCCACAGAGGCCTATAGGATCACATTTATTGCTAGTTGGTGACCACTCACTTACCCAATCATCACCTTGATTCAAGCTATGAGAATATAATCGCAGTATTCCATCAAAACCAATTGTCAAACGATAGATTGTTTTATTAGAAAGGCTACCTATTCCGTGGAAATCCTTTACAATTAAGCCAGTAGTAGTATTGAGCAGGTAAAGACGGCCATTACCATCAAGATTTAAACTCACTTTTTCTCCAGCAGTGGATGTTTTCGAGTACCAGTAAGCATTCTCCGGTTTTGGATTGCTTGCCGGGTATTGCACCAAGTTCCCATCTCCCTGcattataagttgaaactttccACTTGCATGGTTTGTCTCAGAGATGCTGGAGACAAGATTCTTGATCGCCAAGAGACGCTGCCCGGGTAACATGGTGTCTGTTGGAAAATCGAAACTTTGCCATATAATCATCGAACTTGAATTGTAGAGGACAAAGTTTCCAGTGTCGAGCATGGAAGCTGAGAAAGCTGACTGCTGAGGAGCATTTATTACTATTGTCAGTAGGCCTTGGTTCTGTGTAATGATCATGCCATCACTACTGAAACTCAAGTCGACATCTTGGGGAAGTGGCGGGTCGTCCCGGTTTGCTGTCCATATGACTGTTTTTTGCTGAATTGCTTCCATCCAGATGCCTAATGCAAAGCCATTGTCTTTCTTGTAGAAGCCAAAAGCAAATTGGCCAGAACTTgacaaccaatatgaattgttTTTTGGAGAGAGGGAAGAACCCAAGCTAATATTGAGATTTCTTTCTTGAGCAATTGTAGTTGAGAATTGAGtaattagaaggaaaagaaatattGCAACCATTTTATCTAAATCTATAGCtcttgtatgtatgtatgtattttttttcccccttttctcttctttgctGCAATCTTATAGCAAACGGTAAGTCCTCTTGTAATTTTTCAAGGCTTCAATCCAAGGGTAAGTGACAGAAATTGCAGTCCAAAGAGGCAGtcaatatttttgtttctagtCTTATGGTCAGCCAACGCAGCCTATACGAGTAGAAATATGTTCAGACCTCAATATTCCCATAGAAATAAAATATCCGACCTTTTTTGCAAAGTCTTTAAAGAGATAAATTAGTTGACTTCCAAATTTCAGAAATGGTGATTATTGACCCACATCACATGTCCGGAACCGCTATTTTTGACCATGAATGATGCTAgtgatacaaactattttacaaactgttgatatgatgaataattattggtaaatgaaaaagtgatattaatggtgggtctaaatgaaaaccaataaaaggttggccacatcaacattttgtaaaaatattataaaatagtttgtatctatAACATTgcttttttgaccattttttcaattttcatatagTGCCGACAATGATAGTAAATGGACTTCTTAATTTTTGGtcaaattaaattgattttaggGTCTTCTACCTTGAAATTAGTATCTCTCTAAACTTAGATATTTATTTAACtggattgaataaaaaatctcataacATAATTAAGAGCGTGATTTGTTTTAATAGAAGAATTTTCAATCCTGATCTTTgccttcattttctcattttctttcgtTGTGTTGGTGGCCTGCTGGTAGTTTTTGACCATAATTTAGAATGTCATGTCGGTTCTCAACCCCCTAGCCCTGCTGTCACGTACTGATGTACACTTGCCAAACCCAAACTTTACACTCCTTACCTACACTCCAATTCAACATACATCTCCATCAACAAGATTGTTTTCGAACCTATCAAGCAACCCAAAAGTAGGGGcagttaatttttaatttgatgactCTTGTAAAAAACACATGGATTAATTTTTCAGAAGTTCCAATGGACTTGTTCTattctgttttgttttggctctctctcttcttcttcttttttttttttttttttttttggttgaatacaTGCCTTGTTTAATTAATAAGATCACAGAGacctttttttcttattctgcTTGATTAGCTAGGAGCTTGGTAATTCAATTGCCACTTCTTGGTATTTTCAACTGAGACATCCAAGGTTCAAAATTTCAGGtcttaactattaaattatcaaccaaaaaaaatctttttgataAGTCATTTGAAATGTTAGACATATATATAATCGATTTTATTACAAAAGTTTTCAAACTAACATAATAATTAATGTCATTGGTGGCACCTAgcaacataatatatataaatatatatatatatatatatatatatatatataggggtaAGCTACAACAAAGAAGTGCCGTCGTCAAGAGGGCACTGGGAGCGGAAGAGGGTATAGGTTACAAATGCAGTGCTATTACAAGTGTAAGCTAAGGGAAGGTAAAAGAGAGTCATTCTGATTACAAGTGAAAGACCTCTGAGGTAATTCTAAGCCTAGAGAATTAAGCCTGGCGAATTAAGCCTGCTGAAGACTGAGGGGAAGGGTCCCTTTTATAGCTGGAGGGAGCTTCGGATCAGGTCAGGAGACCGCTGGAATCACGGGAGGTGAAATGCTTTTACCTTCAGGTGAATATCTTTTCAGCCGAAAGCAATAGTAATTCCAATGATTCTGTCTGGGCACTGTTGAGTGAACAGTAACTggtcactgtttatgaacagtgttTTGTCCCCTTGCTTTTCTGGAATAGTAACTCTGCATAGTGTTTCGGACTGTGCAGTGAATAGTGCATTGTCTGTCTCTTTTGCTAGTGCGGGTACTGTACATGGAATAGTAACCGGTTTTTTAGCAAAGTGATTCTTGGTGCTTCTGGAGCGTCTGGAAACTACTCTGGGGAAGATATCAGTCTGTATCATAACCAGAGGGATACCCTTCATATGGATCAAATGCAGGAGGCTCATCATAGTGATCGTGCTCATGGTACCTGTCAAATAGGttacaaaacccacaatagAGAAAAGGTTCGTAGTCTGCTTTCTGAGCTGTATAATGAGGAGGATCAAGGCAGATAATTCCTTCTGTGTTGAAAGCCTCTGAATATGGTTTGGTGGTGAATACTGTAATTCTGCC is a genomic window of Quercus lobata isolate SW786 chromosome 2, ValleyOak3.0 Primary Assembly, whole genome shotgun sequence containing:
- the LOC115961707 gene encoding uncharacterized protein LOC115961707, translating into MGTQGENQEGTSAKRRDQEGPEGSNAPSRLKRQDMSCPSVTDMAQPHIVAEMQAMKEQMDVMMNALKGRVSSDLDDLVQQTDSPFTASVNSFPLPPKFRMPQVENYDGNKDPLDHLESFKTLMHLQGVLDEIICRAFPTTLKGPARIWFSRLTPNSISTFKELSAQFASHFIGGHKYKKSTACLISIKQREDETLRSYITRFNKEALSIDEANDNILVAAFTNGLRKGKFLFSLYKNDPKTMSDVLYRATKYMNAEDALLAREKRERQEDTR
- the LOC115961715 gene encoding G-type lectin S-receptor-like serine/threonine-protein kinase LECRK1; its protein translation is MVAIFLFLLITQFSTTIAQERNLNISLGSSLSPKNNSYWLSSSGQFAFGFYKKDNGFALGIWMEAIQQKTVIWTANRDDPPLPQDVDLSFSSDGMIITQNQGLLTIVINAPQQSAFSASMLDTGNFVLYNSSSMIIWQSFDFPTDTMLPGQRLLAIKNLVSSISETNHASGKFQLIMQGDGNLVQYPASNPKPENAYWYSKTSTAGEKVSLNLDGNGRLYLLNTTTGLIVKDFHGIGSLSNKTIYRLTIGFDGILRLYSHSLNQGDDWVSEWSPTSNKCDPIGLCGPNSYCTLLDQEPVCTCPPGFGFIDQEQKILGCKRTFSTDGCISKNRDTFSLRELERIAWEDNAYSNITSSKADCREDCLMDCNCDVVLFKDQLCRKQMLPLRYGRIQDGDQGGTTIIKVGVIKKERKKHLPIILFGSVTILVFALVVLAITSILIYRYRAWKNKNIENDGLIEDVTLRSYTYAELDKATNGFLNELGRGGFGTVFKGVMPNGRRVVAVKRLENVVAEGEREFRNEMKAIGRTCHKNLVKLYGYCHDGNNRLLVYEYMSNGSLAKFLFESERKPSWDEKTRIALNVARGILYLHEECETQIIHCDIKPENILMDEHKCAKIADFGLAKLLMPNQTRTYTGIRGTRGYVAPEWHGNLPITAKADVYSFGIMLFEIICGRRHVDMDLPEDEVVLANWVYDCFQAGELDKLVKDEEVERNKLERMVRVGLWCIQDEPSLRPPIKKVVLMLEGTVEIPAPPSPTSFLSSMEVN